TGTTTTGCCGTGGCACCTGTTTGGCGAAGGGCGTCCCAACCAAAACGAATGGACTGGCTACCACCGGCGATCTGTCTTGTATAGTTTTTGGTATCTAGCACCCCTTGTTGCACATATACATTATCCCAAGAAACATCTAGCTCTTCGGCAATAATCATGGGCATTGAGGTTTTTATACCTTGACCGATTTCCGGATTTGGTGAAAAGATAGTCACCGCTCCGTTTTTGGCTATTTTAATAAAGGCATTAAAGTCGTTATAATTCAAATCCGCTAAATCTACAGGCGGCTTTACGTCCGACTTACAGGCCGTAAAAAGGTTAAAGCCTATTAAAAGGCCTCCGCTCGCCAAAGATGACGTGCGCAAAAAGTTTCTTCTACTAAATTGTATGGATGGTGTTGACATGAGCAGTATTTTATAGAATTGCAGCTTTTAGTTTTTTTTAAAAGCGTAGTAGTATGTTTTAGGCCATTTTATCAGCAGCTACGCTTACCGCTTTTCTAATACGGTTGTATGCGGCACATCTACAGATGTTACCGTTCATTGCATTCTTAATCTCATCTTCTGAAGGATTTGGATTTTGAGCCAGAAACGCAGATGCGGTCATCATTTGGCCCGCTTGGCAATACCCACACTGTGGAACATCTACTTCTTTCCACGCCTGTTGTACCGGATGAGAGCCATCTTCGGACAATCCTTCTATTGTTGTAATGGACATTCCTACAGCAGATGCTACCGGTAAGGAACAACTTCTTGTAGCATTGCCCTCAACATGAACCGTACAGGCCCCACATTGTGCTATACCACAACCAAATTTTGTACCGACCATATCTAAATGATCTCGTAAAACCCATAATAATGGGGTGTCTTCACTAGCTTCTACCGTATGAGCTTTTCC
This genomic interval from Zobellia roscoffensis contains the following:
- a CDS encoding (2Fe-2S)-binding protein encodes the protein MPTYQLTVNGKAHTVEASEDTPLLWVLRDHLDMVGTKFGCGIAQCGACTVHVEGNATRSCSLPVASAVGMSITTIEGLSEDGSHPVQQAWKEVDVPQCGYCQAGQMMTASAFLAQNPNPSEDEIKNAMNGNICRCAAYNRIRKAVSVAADKMA